One Hermetia illucens chromosome 4, iHerIll2.2.curated.20191125, whole genome shotgun sequence DNA segment encodes these proteins:
- the LOC119655712 gene encoding dynactin subunit 2, with the protein MADPKFANLPGIAYDQPDVYETPDVPEPETSDYYEEEAENESIEKLNINTKDSFGKFKGKYLIGNVDFSDRLGRKVRNGYDAFSCYELAAEGEKETPVEKCRRLQCEMNELMQEITTLQADKQVSQEDKESYEAVATIVNTAKKVLDSLRLEQVIGKEEVSTSSEKEVKNLITQVEEFKKSGVLTPIPARPADLEYSSRMATLEHRLREIEATVGAQPEKLSRLSSSTGTSNLLEAVQQLSTKAALLQPNQLDLIEARLNNLAAKMDQIAEKASGPNQDTQRDQKIVELHEIAKRTEPITQVLPGILERMQALESLHKYATNFTKVIAELEATQKAIASGIANNKSLLQGVQEAFAQNLENVNKEVAKLEKRISELSAAKK; encoded by the exons ATGGCTGATCCCAAATTCGCAAATCTACCTGGCATT GCCTACGACCAGCCCGATGTCTACGAGACTCCAGACGTTCCGGAGCCCGAAACTTCCGATTACTATGAAGAGGAAGCAGAAAATGAGTCAATCGAGAAGCTGAACATAAATACGAAAGATTCATTTGGAAAATTCAAAGGCAAGTATTTGATTGGCAATGTGGACTTCTCTGATCGTTTGGGCAGAAAAGTCCGGAACGGCTACGACGCCTTTTCCTGTTATGAGTTGGCAGCCGAAGGCGAGAAAGAAACGCCCGTGGAAAAGTGCCGACGCCTTCAATGCGAAATGAACGAATTGATGCAGGAGATAACAACACTTCAAGCCGATAAACAAGTCTCACAGGAGGACAAGGAGTCATACGAAGCTGTGGCCACCATCGTCAACACCGCGAAGAAAGTCCTGGACAGTCTGCGCTTGGAGCAAGTTATTGGCAAGGAGGAAGTTTCCACTTCATCAGAGAAAGAAGTGAAGAATCTAATCACTCAGGTCGAGGAGTTCAAGAAAAGCGGCGTCCTAACACCGATCCCAGCCCGGCCTGCGGATTTGGAGTATTCCTCAAGAATGGCCACTTTGGAGCACCGGTTGCGTGAAATCGAAGCAACTGTCGGGGCGCAACCTGAGAAATTATCCCGGCTTTCATCCTCAACGGGGACCAGTAACCTTTTGGAAGCAGTGCAGCAGCTCAGCACAAAAGCTGCTCTTTTGCAACCCAACCAATTGGACTTGATCGAGGCCCGTCTCAACAATTTGGCGGCGAAAATGGATCAAATTGCCGAGAAGGCGAGCGGACCAAATCAAGACACTCAACGTGACCAGAAAATTGTAGAACTTCACGAAATAGCTAAGCGAACAGAGCCCATCACCCAAGTGCTTCCGGGGATTTTAGAAAGGATGCAAGCACTCGAATCTCTACATAAATACG CTACGAATTTCACGAAGGTTATAGCCGAATTAGAAGCAACTCAAAAGGCAATCGCGTCGGGAATTGCGAATAATAAGTCTTTGCTTCAAGGCGTACAGGAAGCGTTCGCACAAAATCTTGAGAATGTTAACAAGGAGGTGGCTAAGTTGGAGAAGCGAATCAGTGAGCTTTCGGCAGCGAAGAAGTGA